The region CCGGATAAAGGGACTTTGACATGAGGCCTGCTTACTTTTGCATACAAGATCTGAAGTTCACCCTACCTCCTACCAAGAGGAGCAGGACAGTTGTCCCAAGTACTTTCACTAATACGCAGCAAAGTGGTGAGTTGGTGCTTGTGGGACCTTGCATTGAACTTGCCTAGGTCTGATCATTGGCTAGGTTAGGGGGTGCTGGTTAGGCAGGGTGCCACACAAATGTCATATTTCGTTCTAAATTTCGATGGCATTCTCCTGGTGACTAAGTGGGACGGGGAGGAAGATGAACTCTCCCAGGAGGTCAGGCCCAGAGATCAAGATGTTGCCCACTTGTCAGTGGGGTTGGAGGACAGCAGGCCTTGGTACCACCCGACCAGCAGCTGCACACTGGAAGGGGATTTTGCGATCAAGtcctccccacccctcacacCTTGAGCACAGCCAAAGCCCAATCGAGGGTTGACTGAGCAGCGAGAGTGCTGGCCGCCTGCCAACCCCGTTCACCTCTCCCAGGGCCGACCCGCCAGCTAACTCAATAGTCCCCTGCAAAACGTGACAATAATTAAAATATCTcacagaacactggaggaactcagcgggtctgcTGGCATCCGCAGAGGGAAGTGGACGGTTGACATTGCgggtcgagactcttcatctggtcaacattgactgcccatttccctccacaggtgttgcctgacctgttgtgttcctccaaaACTGCATTatagctccagattccaacatctgcagtagcTGTGTCACCATATCTGCTCAGTGGATGTAAAAACACACAGCAAGGAATCACCCTTTGCTCCCCAATTCCATCTTGGGCATCACtcgcaccacccccccaccccagaagTTCAGCAAGCATCCCTGTGACCCATTGCCTACCCCACAATTTTCATACAACACAGATGTATTTCTTCCACCAGGATCGCGACAGAGTCCTCATTTTGTTGGCGGTCAGCGCCTTCATCTTGCGCTCGCTGGCCTCCTGCCTGTCCAGCTGGCGGAGGCCGCAGACAATGGCCATGTCGAAGACCTCCTTCAGGTTCTTCTGGGTCAATGAGGAGCACTCGATGTAGGCCACGGCCCCGATCTTCTCAGCCAGGCTGTGGGCCGCGGCTGAGGGTACCGGCTTCTCCTTGCAAGCGGCCAGGTCGATCAGCACCTTGACATCTCCGCGAAGGTCGCACTGGGTCCCCACCAGGACCACAGGGGCGGTGGGGCAGTGGGACCGGATCTCGGGCATCCACTTCTCCACCACGTTCTGGAAGGACGAGGGACTGACCACGCTGAAGCAGAGGAGGAAGACGGCCGAGTTGTGGTAACAGAAGGGACGGAGCTTGTCGAACTCGTCCTGGgggaagcaggggagaggaaagagagacAAGAGACAAGAGGTGGGTTCGGAGTTATCCAACGCTTCTGCCGAGACCATCCCAGCTTCAGACATGCCCCGAGCCATGTTGGAAACTCGGCAGCCAATAATCAGTGTGAAAAATTAGTGAAAAGAATAAAACTTCCCTTTGAACTTTTTCATGTAGAGAGTGGCACAagtgtgggacgagctgccagcggaagtggtggaccCAAGTTCGACTGTaacgtttaaaagaagtttggacaaatcagtactgtgcagaagtcttaggcatatgtatatctagggtgcctaagacttttgcacagtactgtggtaattttctGTATGGCAACGTATTGCAGCCCCAATAAAAATCATGAcctacgtgagtgatgataaacctgatatgGGACACagaagttaataggttcttgattagtcgtggtctcaaaggttacggggagaaagcaggagattggggttgagagggataataaatcagtcatgatggagtgCTAGGGCAGGCtccatgggccaaaaggcctcatTTTGCTTTCACGTCTTGTGTGCCTGTTACTGGGAGGCTTCACTGAGGCCAGGTGAAAGGCCAAAGGTGTAGAGTGACCAAGGTGCACCGAGGGCGAAGGGGGCGGGAGGACCACTGCGTAAATACTCACTTGTCCTGCCGTGTCGCACAGCTGCAGTCTTATCGGGGTCCCGTTGACCTGCACCACAGCTACGAGACAAAGGAAACTTCTGTTAGGTTAACTTTCGTGCCGGGATAGAAAAGATTGAACAAAGTGAATATTCGACCCGAGACACAGGGGTGGTGTTACCCAACACATACACatgaaaggctggaggaactcagcaggccaggctgcatctgtggagatgaatggacagtcaatctttcaggccgagacgcttcatcagggctgaaaaggaaggggacagaagcttcCCAAGTTCTTGTTCgagcttctgctcccttcctttccaatcctgaagaggCATCTCAAACTAAAATATCAACAATTTACTCTTCTCCATtgatcaggggctcccaaccgttttttatgtcatgggccctaccattaaccgaggggtccgtggacctgagtccctccagcgttgTGTGCGTGTTGATCGAGATTTCCAGCAAGGGCAGAATCTCCTGGGTTTTCGTTTTATTCCTCACAGCGAGGTGACCGCTCGGCCCATCGAGACTGTACCCAGCGTTCGGCAATCCCACTGCACAGCCGGTCATTTCCCCGTCATCCCGTGCTCAGTCTCACCACCGGCCTACACCAGGGACAACGCACGGCAGCCAGTTCACCCTACCAACCCACACGCCTCGGGCAAATCGGAACCCCAGCGCCCAGGGAATCCCGCGCAGTCGCAGGGAAGGCGTCCAAACGTCACGCGGGCAGCACTGAAGGTCGGATAAAACCGGGAGGACGGGAGGACAGGGATTTCACTCACTAATAATCCCTGCCGGGAAACCTGATCTGAAGACTTTAGACTTTGGACTCTGTGCAGGGACAGGCAGATTATGACGTTGAACAAACATTCTGAGCGGGAGATCAGAGGTCCCTTGGTCTCACATCAGGGCTGTGGGTAGAAGCCCTGTGGTACCAACATCGATGGGTCTCCAGCACCCACCTCCCTCCCAACTAGCGGCGACTCACAGAAGCGTACACACACCTCCTGATGTGCCGGAGACGGAAAGTCCCAAGCCTGACCTTGagtttctgttcagttttttttcaTCTCGTACAGCTTGCTTAACTTTACAAGCACTTTGTGtagctgggagggggaggggaacagTCCTCAGTCCTTCCTTCTGAGCAGCGGTGCCCGGCCGAACAGTCGAATTGCTGCCCAtgacactggggggggggggggggcgacagGCGAGGTGCCAAGGGTCCACGGTACCCCAGCAGCAAAAGGACCAAAGGTCGTTCTGTGCCAGCGCCCTGGGTTTTAGGAATTGATCCGCACACCAGCAACAACTTGCATTTGTACAGCACCTCCCACATAGGACAACGACGTATTTGACCGAGCTGGCCAAGGACGGAGAGAGGGCGTGTCACTGCTTACTTAGCAGTGAGGCCGAAAAGTTCCACTTTACTTTGAGGCAAGTGCCCCTGGTGGCTCTGGCCGAGTTCACAACTCACTGCAGTCTTTTCCAGATCCTGCGCAGTGGCCAGTGCCGCATCTGGTCAGAATGTTCCCCAGGGTACCTCATCTGCCGGAATCCTCAGAGACGGACTCAGCCAGCATGGGGAAGTGCCGGAGAACTGGGGCTGATTTTGGTCCGGCATCGACCGACGGatggaatgcggggggggggggggggcgcgggaagAAGAGGGAGGAAACGGGATCGGTGGCTGCTCCACATGGACACAGTGGGCCGGGTGGCCTGTTTCACAGCGGCCTACCAGCCAGAGAGCCGACCCTGATGTCCGGTCCAGCACGGTCCGtgcgtgtggagtttgcatgctcccaCTGGGGTTTCTCACTCCCCTTCCCAACCGAGTGCTCAGCTCGCTTCCCAAATCCCAACCCCTGGTGGATTTGCAAGCCAAACGGCTGCTGTACATTGtgggacacccccccccccaccctcagctGGATCCATTTACCAccctccaccccttcccctctcctcgcATAGCAGCCATCTTCCCTCGTCCCTCCCAGTCCAGGAGGGAGAGGGGTCACAAGCTGAAATgttgaaatggggggggggggtaaggaaCAGGATACAGAAAATGTGGGGGTGGAGGAATTTATCCGAGAGCTGGTATAGATCATTGCCTTCCGTCCAAAGGCAATAGTGACCATCTTTTTACTCTTCCTCGTCCTGAACgtttcaaaatttcaaagtacTCTTTTTGAAGAAAGCACACGTTATAACCCTGAGGTTCAGCTCCTCACAgccagccacagaacaaagataATCCATTAGAAAAAGACCGACAAGCACCCCAATGTGCagaggaaaattaaaaaaaaaacaaattgtgtgcTCTGGTCCGGAGGCATCCACTGACCCTCGGTTCAGCGCAGAGCCGACTAAAGCCcgcagagcagcgagctgaaccggcCCATCCCTCGCCTCGGGCCCCGGCACCCCGATCTTTCCGATGCGGCCCAGCGCCTAAATTGTCGTCCAAACACCGGGTTCGGTCGCCCCGATACACTCTGGGGCCTGGGCCCCGCAGCTTCGATTCCACCTGTATGTCGCCTTTCCAGTTCGGCCGGTCGCTTAAAACCAATGGAACCTCGGGGCTCCCATGCTCTCGGCGATGAGCCCTCGCCTCGGGCCTGCCACGTCGAACCATCTCCCAGCTCAAAGTGCAGTTACAGGGTATCGCTTACGATGACCGTTTACCAGAGAAAAGGAGAGTGATCAAcaaagtaaacacgaggaattctgcaggtgctggaaattcaagccagtccgccagagaaagcaggatctcccagtggccacacattttaattccacatcccattcccattctgacatgtctatccacggcctcctctactgtaaagatgaagccacactcaggttggaagaacaacaccttatattccgtctgggtagcctccaacctgagggcatgaacattgacttctctaacttctgctaataccccacctccccctcataccccatccgttatttatttatatacacacattctctctctctctctctctctcctttttctccctctgtccctctcactataccccttgcccatcctctaggtttttccccctcccccttgtctttctccctaggcctcctgtcccatgatcctctcatatcccttttgccaatcaactgtccagctcttggctccatccctccccctcctgtcttctcctatcatttcggatctccccctccccctcccactttcaaatatcttactagctcttctttcagttagtcctgacgaagggtctcggcccgaaacgtcgactgtacctcttcctagagatgctgcctggcctgctgcgttcaccagcaactttgatgtgcgttgcgtgatgaacaaaatattttgttattttctttgttCCCAGACACAAGTTGCTGAGACTCACCTGTGCCATCTAAAATGTTGAAAAAAGTTTCCTTTTTATCGTTTCCCAGTgaacttcacctctccccctcaccccaccaCTCAGATCACAACATGCTTCTGAAAAATAAGCACTTCCTTCCTGGGTATTCTCTAGTGTCTCCCAGGTAAGCAATCCAAACGAGATCCCGCTGCCTGTAACCATCTCATAGTTGGCTACACTTCACTAAGTACCCTTATAATGCTCCCTGCCCTAGTTAAAACAGCTCCACCTTCCCCATGAACATGAAGCCAAATCCCTGGAAACCCCTCTTCCCAACCAGATCACTCCTCAGGAATTCCCGAGGGTGGGACTCATCTCCATAGGAGATAGGGAGAGCGAGAGACTTTGTAGAATGAGTcataacaaagaagaaacctTTGTGGTGTGACCACCCAAGCTAAGTATGATGGTCTCCTACGGCAGGgttttcccaacctttttatatcACGGACCAGTGCCAATAAGCAAGGGTCTGTGCCCCCCCAGCCCCTGGATGGGAACCCCTGTTgcaaggggttgtctattggctGGCCGTTGGCGCATGGCCACGTGTTTAaagcgtcggtctagtgatctgaaggtcactagttcgagcctcagctgaggcagcatgttgtgtccttgagcaaggcacttaaccacacattgctctgcgacgacaccggtgccaagctgtatcggcccgagtgcccttcccttggacaacatcggtggcgtggagaggggagacttgcagcatgggcaactgccggtcttccataccagggtccccaaccttttttgcatcgcGGACCGGTTTactattgataatattcttgcggaccggctgactgggggccgggggggggggtgcggggtggTGTTAAAGTAGGGTTAAGCTCACCtcgacatgtcttttacagttaaggttgccaactttctcactcccaaataagggacaaaagtagcagtcaaatcccaggacactttaccccaggaaagactaccatgaccatgatgccttgcacgggcacctgtgtgtgcatgcgtgacgtacgcgcacatcacatgcgcacgttccgatttttccccccacaaatcggttttgccttcatcttcccgactatactgtacatacattatttctactttatataggctgtgtatttatcatatcattcctgcttttactatatgttagtgttatttattttctgttttatgtgttatttggtatgatttggtaggttattttttgggtctgggaacgctcaaaaatttttcccatacaaattaatggtaattgcttcttcgcttcacgccattttggcacgaaagttttcatagaaacgctctaccttagtgggggaaatacgggacaagggcagtcccgtatgggacaaaccaatttagcccaatatacgagatgtcccggcaaatacgggacagttggcaaccctatgctcaagttcaacagtgcgtgacagggaatgaggaaaggtgcagctgactcatatcacttCCTCGCGTTggggtggttggggactgctgttccatacaaccttgcccaggtctgcgccctggaaaccttccgaggtgcaaatccatggtctcacaagactaatgaaAGCCCACTATTATTGGTTGGCCTTCAGTTGGCCAGAGTCCAATCCGGGATCCACATAACTGGGACgttagggtggattcccttaatggagaacgccTGTGCGTGACCTTGTTCAACGcggggaggcagatacactggacGGTCCTTGACAggtcggggtcagggtccagtgacatgAAGTGAAAGGTGACTGAGGACCCTTCACTACTGTTGTGATGTGCCATCACCTTCAGTGAAAGGTTATGGTGGGAACTGGGAGATGGGTTGGTAATGAACTAATCAATCTAACCTGGACAAAAACTAGTGATCATTGGGATTTTAGCACAAGTTCTTTGATCGCAAATTAATACAAACATGCTGTTGAGAACAGTCGACGATCTCCTCACTTCAGAgtttggggtggcatggtagcatagtggttagcataacagattacggtaccagtgacccaggttcaattcccgccactgcctgtaaggagtttgtacgttctccccgtgactgcgcgggtttcctcccacagtccaaagacgtagcggttggtaggttaattggtcattgtaaatcatcctgtgATTGGACAATTGGGTTATTGCTGAGTGGCAtagttcaaagggccagaagggcttattccaccccatatctcaataaataaatatttccaccaGGCTTTTTAAAACCTGCTCCTCTCTCTGCCACCCAACTGCTCTTCAGAATCccacggggggggggcggggaagaaAAATCGCTCAGACGTGTTCTTTACATATCTGAAAGTATCACAACAGTTAGCTCCTTTCGCGAGGTCAGGGGAATGGCCTCGTCGGTCAGTGCCCCGGTTCCTGTCAAAGGGCAGAATCAGCGGGGGTacagaatgggacgtggaaaaAGACAGAAAACATACTGACCTCAttttcccgccccccccccccagtgataTGCGGCTGCTCTGATCTTTGGGGGTGGGTGGGCAAGGTTACAAGACGTCATGATTACTTCATTTTGCGTAATACTGATCGATGGAACTCTTTGGAGAGAGCGGGATCTAACCCATGCCAGAGACTCTGGCTAAACTTTACTCTGCATCTaactctgtatttttttttaaaagtgtgtgtttgtgtgtgtgttttgattTTGTTAAGTGCCTTTATTTATACCAAAAATATCTTTACGGCATCGACACAAACATGAATTATCCCTGCTGCCAAGGGAAAAAAATGTAAACACAGTCATCTTGTCTCCCCTCAGAGACAAGACAATCAGCCCATCATGAACAGGTAAAGGCCTCCCCACCCCTCCGTCTACACGGAGCGTTGTCGTGGCAAAGCAGTGCCCATCGTCAGGGACTCCCCCCACCCACGCCCCGCTCTCTTCCCCGTTGCCATCAggtgctgaacctggtggtaaaggagcctcaggactcacaccaccgggttcaggaacagttattggcccctcaaccatcaggctcttgaaccagaggggacgactccactcactccaacactaatgcaacctatggactcactttcaaggcatCCCCAACTCacgtcctcaatatttattgcttattattatcattttcttTTGTAATTGCACGGTTTGTCTCTTGCACGTCCGATTTCCTCTTTAATTCTACCGCGTTCCTTTGTATTTACAAACTGATGCAGTTTGTGGACTAGACTCTACAATGTCTGGTTGCTATTTTGGGCGACTTTTGAAACAAGCCAGCCTGCGGATAACGAACACTGAGCCGAACTAGATatacctggactctttcaatttggTGTTTTACATTCTGtgctttttcacttttttttttcgTTGCCGTTTGCATGACTTGTTTTTCTTTACGCGCGGTGGGtgggggtttttttttctttgacgTTTTTCTTTGAGCGGCTTGGTTCCAtggtttgttttgtggctgtctgtgagaacggtgaatctcagggttgtacgccccatacatactttcataataaatgtacttgggccacagtttgaggatagaggggaagccttttaggaccgagattaggaaaaacttcttcacacagagtgtggtgaatctgtggaattctctgccagaggaaacagttgaggccagtacattggctatatttaagagggagttagatatggcccttgtggctaaagggatcagggggtatggagggaaggctggagcggtgttctgagttggatgatcagccatgatcataataaatggcggtgcaggctcgaagggccgaatggcctacccctgcacctattttctatgtttctatgtttagtgtgaacgcctgcaagaaagtgaatctgcGCGTCGTGTgcagtgacatatatgcactttgatagtaaattgactttgaactttgagaagtcGCTCCGGGCCTCTTGCTCCAGAGGAAACTACCACACTGTCTCCAATCGTTCCTCAGCCACAATCTTCCTGTCCCGGGAACATCCTAAACCTCCTGTGAACCCTCACTTGCCTTTCCGCTGAGGTGATCGGAGCCGTGCTGTGGCCCGATCAGAGTCACTTTATTGCCAGCCTGTGAAACAGCCCAGAATTGACTGTGGTTCGGTGCCGAgtgtaaaacacaggacaataccgtATCAGACAACACAATAGCGAACAACAATTCACAAGACAAGAggtgcaaacagccatgagtaAGCAACAATTAGCAGAACGGTCACATGCGTAAACATCAATAATCACACTGAAATATGAACAGACTCaaaaattatcaacagaacaaggagaacaGGAAAGGCCATTTGACAGATGTTGTGagggtattacacctgagtgagttttgttgagaagctggataactacaggaaagaagcttcagaggtGATGTGTAGgcctggtggtgatggacttgtagcGTCTCCCTGACAGCCGCTGATCTCCGCTGGGTGGGCCACTCATTGCAACCTGGACTTGGACCACCAGCATAAACTTTCTTTTATAAACCATATCTTATTATTGCCAAACCTGGCTTTGATAGGG is a window of Mobula birostris isolate sMobBir1 chromosome 10, sMobBir1.hap1, whole genome shotgun sequence DNA encoding:
- the rhoub gene encoding ras homolog family member Ub, yielding MPPQDLLDYRVQFAPPVPPHRPRQDTRNGSPRERFLKCVLLGDGAVGKTSLVVSYTTNGYPTKYVPTAFDDFSAVVQVNGTPIRLQLCDTAGQDEFDKLRPFCYHNSAVFLLCFSVVSPSSFQNVVEKWMPEIRSHCPTAPVVLVGTQCDLRGDVKVLIDLAACKEKPVPSAAAHSLAEKIGAVAYIECSSLTQKNLKEVFDMAIVCGLRQLDRQEASERKMKALTANKMRTLSRSWWKKYICVV